The genomic DNA GTAGACCTGGAGCGGATGCGGGCCTATGACGTTTCGCTCACCGAAGTCATGGATGTCACCTCGAGCGCCCTGGACGTCGGGTTGCTGATGTACTCCGAAGGCTCGGTCATCGGCACCGGCGGATTCATTGACACGCCCAATCAACGGATCGGAATCCAGTCCGTTCTGCCGGTTCTGACGCCGGACACACTGGCCCAGGTGCCCATCTATGATCGCCGGAAATCCGACGGCACGGCTCTGCGCCTCGACGACGTGGGTGATGTGGTGTGGGATACCTGGCCGCTCTTCGGCGACGCAGTCATCAACGAAGGCCCCGGCCTGATGCTGATCGTCGAAAAACTCCCCTGGGCCAACACCCTGGACGTGACTCGCGGGGTGGAAGCCGCCATTGACGAAATGCAGCCCGGCCTGCCCGGCATTGAAATTGACACCACCATTTTCCGGCCGGCGACCTTCATCGAACTATCAATTGACAATCTCACCAACTCTCTGCTTCAGGGCGCTGTTCTGGTGGTGATCGTGCTGCTCTTCTTCTTGTACGAGTGGCGCGTGGCCTTGATCAGCGCCACCATCATCCCGCTGTCGCTGATGGCCTCCCTGCTCGTGCTCAACCTGACCGGGGTGACGATCAACGTCATGACCCTGGCCGGCCTGGCCATTGCCATCGGCGCTGTGGTGGACGACGCCATTGTGGATGTCGAAAACATCGTGCGGCGCATACGCCAGCTTCGCAAAGCGGGAAGCACCCAATCCACGTCGGACATCATTCTCGAGTCGTCGCTCGAAGTGCGCGGCGCTATCGTCTACGCCTCGCTCATCGAAATCTCGGCGTTAATGCCGGTCTTCTTCCTGCAAGGCCTGTCGGGCGCGTTCTTCAAGCCGCTGGCTACCGCCTATGTGGTGGCGGGGCTGATCTCCCCGTTTATTGCACTGACCGTCACTCCGGCGATGGTCCTCATTCTCTTGTCCAACGCGCCGATTGACCACCGCCCCTCCCCGATCATCCCGTGGTTGCACCGGGCCTACGACGGGGTTCTCTCGCGGGTCGTGCCCAAGCCGGGGCTGGCCTACGGTACCGTCGCCGCCCTGGTGCTGGTGGGTGTGGGCGTGTGGCCCTCGCTTGGTCAGGAACTGCTGCCGTCGTTCAAGGAACGGGACTTCCTGATGCACTGGATCACCAAGCCCGGCACGTCCCACCCGGAAATGTGGCGGATCACGGCTCAGGCCTGTCGTGAGTTGTTGGCCATTGAGGGGGTGCTCAACTGCGGCTCCCACATCGGGCAAGCCATGAGCGCCGATGAACCGTACGGCATCTATTTCACCGAGAACTGGATCAGCGTTGATCCCTCGGTGGACTACGACAAGACCCTGGCCGCCGTTCAAGAAACAGTGGACGGCTACCCCGGCCTGATTCGCGATGTGCAAACGTATCTGAAAGAAAGAATCCGGGAAGTCCTAACCGGATCGAGCGACACCGTCGTGGTGCGCATCTACGGCCCCGAACTGGAGGGGTTGCGCGCCACAGCCGACGAGGTGCTGGCCGCTTTGGAGGGGATTGACGGGGTTGTAGATCTAAAAAAGGAAGCCCACGTGGACGTGGCTCAGGTGAACGTCGAGGTTGATCTGGCGGCGGCCCAGCAGTACGGACTCAAACCCGGTGATGTCCGCCGGGCGGCGGCCTTCCTGGTGCAAGGCGAAGAGATCGGCGACATTTTCGCGAACGGGAAGACGTACGACGTGAACGTATGGAGCACACCGGAAACGCGCAACAGCCTGACCGATATTCGCGAACTGCTGATTGACACCCCTGACGGCGGCCACGTGCGGCTGGCGGACGTGGCCACGGTAACCATCGTGCCGGCCCCGAACGTCATCGAGCGCGAGGGACAATCCCGCAAGATTGACGTGTCGGCCAACGTGAAGGGACGCGATCTCGGCTCTGTTGCCCAGGACGTTGAAAGGGCGATTCAGGGCCTGGAGTTTCCTCTAGGGTATCACGCCGAATTGTTCGGCGAGTACGCAGAACGGCAGGCGGCTCAGCAGAATTTGCTCCTGGCCGGGTTGGTGGCCGTGGTGGCGATTTACTTCCTCCTGTATACATCTTTCGAGAACTGGCGGCTGGCGACGCTGACGTTCTTCACCTTGCCCTGGGCGCTGGTGGGCGGCGTGCTGGCCGCCTACTTTACCACCGGCGTCCTGTCCCTCGGTTCCCTGGTCGGCCTGCTCACGATCCTGGGGATTGCCACCCGAAACGGGATCATGATGATCAGCCACTTCCAGCATCTGGAGACGGAAGAAGGTGAACCTTTCGGCCCCGGTTTGGTTCAGCGGGGGGCGCGTGAACGAATTGCGCCGATCATGATGACGGCGCTCACCACCGGCCTGGCCCTGGTGCCGCTGGCATTCGCCGGCAGTATTCCAGGTCACGAAATTGAGCACCCGATGGCGATCGTGATTCTGGGCGGCCTGGTCACTTCGACCGTTCTGAACCTGCTCGTCGTGCCTTCTCTGTACTTGCGCTTTGGGAAAGCAAGAGTTAAAGTTGTCTAGTAAATCAAGGAGCTTGAGATGCGACGCCTGCACCTCGTTTCTGTAGCAGTTGTGCTGGTTCTGGCAATTCTGGTTTCGGCCTGTAATGGCGGGCCTTCCCCCACCGCGACGATTGAAGCGGTGTCTTCCCCGGAAGCCACTACCGGAAGTGAGATCGCTGAAAAAGATTTCGAGGACTTCGACCCCGGCAATTTCGACCGCCCGGCGACCGTTGACAACCAATGGTTCCCCCTCAAGCCAGGAACGCAGTTCATCTACGAAGGGACGACCGTCGAGGATGATGGCACGGTCGTTCCGCACCGGGTGGAGATCACCGTCACCGATTTGACCAAAGTGATCGGCGGCGTGCGCTCGGTCGTTTCCTGGGACCAAGACTACAGCGACGGCGAACTGGTAGAGGCGGAACTCGCCTTCTTTGCCCAGGACAACGACGGCAATGTCTGGCGCATGGGCGAGTACCCGGAAGAATACGAAGAAGGGAAGTTCGTCGAGGCCCCAACCTGGATCCACGGCCTTGAAGACGCCAGAGCCGGAATCATGATGCGGGCCGACCCTCAACCGGGCACTCCCAGCTATTCTGAGGGATGGGGGCCGGCGGTGGATTGGACAGATCGCGGGCAGGTGGATCAGGTGGGCCAGGAGACCTGCGTTCCTGCTGACTGTTACAATGACGTTCTGGCGATTGCCGAGAGCAGCCGATCGGAACCGGGCGCCTTCCAACTCAAGTATTACGCGCCCGGTGTGGGGAATATTCAAGTGGGCTGGAGAGGCGCCGATGTCACCCAGGAGAAGCTGGAATTGGTCGAGATCGTGCAACTCAGCCCCGAGGCCTTGGCAGAGGCTCGCGCGAAAGCGTTGGGATTGGAAAAACACGCTTACGAGGTCAGCCAGGACGTGTACGTTTACACCTCACCGGCAGAATATCCGGAAGGAACTCCCCTGCTCGCGATCACGCCTTTAGTCCCCGAAACGCCCGAAGCCGGGCCGCCGGAGGCGGCCTCATCTGAGATCATCGTCTATTCTTCCGACCTGCCCGAGAACACCCTGTTCGAGATGGACTTTGTCGAAGACCCGGCCTCGCCCGGGGGCAAGATGATCAGCCTGCCCAACAACGGAGATGAACTGGATCCGCCCCCTGAAAGTGATCCGCACGTGACCTTTACGATCCAGGTTCAAAGCGGCATCCCCTATCGGTGCTGGATCCACATGAAAGTCGGAGAGCCGTTTGGCGTTTCGCAGGCCAACGTCATTTATGCGCAATTCACGGACGCCGTTGACGAGGCCAACAACGAGATCCTAAACGTGGGCACCGGGAGTTACCTGACTGCGGAAGGGCCGACCCAGTTGGGCTGGGCATGGGTGGAATGTGACCGGGCCGACTCAGAGGCGGAACCGCTGGTCTACTTCCGAACCGACGGCGAGGTGACAGTGCGCTTGCAGGCCGGCATGGAAGGGGTGGGGTTCGACCAGTTCCTGCTCAGTCCGGCCCGCTTCCTGGATCAGCCCCCCACTGAACCGATCGTCGAGAAGTAGAGGAGCAGGTTGAACGGTTGGGCATCCTGTGGTCAACGTTGGATCACTTCGAGGCAATCGTTGACAAATCCTGTTCTTCATTCTCGCTTCATTGTTCTTTCATATTTGGTCTGCTAGAATTTAACGCAAATGGAGAGTGATAGACCAAAGGAGAGCCAGCCCGTGAAAACTGTTAGAAATGTTGTGCGAAAAATCATAGCCCTAAGCGCCAAGCTTCAGAGCTACCGAACTGATCTCCTGACCCTCGGGCTCGTCTTTGCTCTCCTCGTGGCCGCCTGCGGCAATGGTTCGACCCCCACCCTGGCCGTGAGCCAGGGCGACGCTGCCGGCCAACCCGGCAAGCCAGGGACAGAAGAGTTTGGCATGACCAAAGAGGAACTCGTCAGGAACATCGAGGCGACAGAGGCCCTCGTCGCCAAATGTATGAGCGACGCCGGGTTCGAGTACATCGCCGTTGATTACGATACGGTCCGCAAAGGGATGACCGCCGACAAGGCGCTGCCCGGGGTCACCGACGAACAGTTCGTCGCCCAGTACGGCTACGGAATCTCGACGCTGTACACCGGCAAATCTCCGCAGTTGGCCGACATCCCCACCGCCGCCCAAATCGGCCTGGGTGAACAGAACGCCCAAATCTTCAAAAGCCTGTCGCCTGCTGATCAGGTGGCCTACAATATCACCCTCTTTGGCCAGAACTCCGACGCAACCTTCGCGGTTTCGCTCGAGGCCGAAGATTTCTCACGCGCCGGGGGTTGCACCCGCGCCGCCGTCGAGCAGGTTTTCACGAGCGAGCAGTTAAGCACGACCTATCTCAACCCCAAGGACGCCCTCATCGCCCAGGATCCGCGCATGATCGCCGCCGTGAGGGAGTTTTCCGATTGCGTTCGCGAGGCGGGTTTCAGTTACAATCACCCGAATGAGATCGAGGCCGACATCAAGAACCGTCTCGCCGGCATCACCAAAAACCTCCCGCTTGAGGCGTTGTCGCCCGACGCCCTCACCGCTCTGACAGAACTTCAGGGCGAAGAGCGAGCGGTTGCTACAGTCGCCACTGAGTGCGAGGCCAACATTATTGAACCTGTTGCAGTTCAAATAGAGAGAGAATTGTATGGTGGCCCACAACCGTGACTGGAACAGGAGCCGCAGGGGATGATTGTCGAGGCAGGTTCGTGCTACAGAAAATCAGATCAGTATGAACCGAAAACGAATCATAATACTCTTCTTTGTTCTTGGGCTTATGGTTCTATCTGCGGCCATCGGCTGGGTGGCGGCCTCAAGAATCATATCGCCCGCCGAAGCGGCGGCGCGCACCGCGCCGCCGACGCCATCGCCGATTCTGGTCCCGGTCGAAGAGCGCGTGTTAACGTCCGACATCGTGACTCGCGGCACGGCCCGCTTTGGACTGCCACAATCCATCTCCATCATTCCATCCGCCTTGAAACCTCAGATCGGAATCATCACTACACTGCCTCTGCGGAACACTCAATTGAAAGAGGGCGATGTGATGCTCACCGCCTCAGGCCGCCCGGTATTTATTCTCCAGGGTGATGTCCCGGCCTATCGAGACCTCGTCCCCGGCAACTCGGGCGAGGATGTTCACCAATTGGAGCTTGCTCTCAAGCGTTTGGGGTTTGATCCCGGTGTCGTTGACAAAGCTTACGATGAACACACCAGCGCGGCTGTGGCCGCCTGGTATGACGCGGCGGGTTGGGAGCCGTTTGGGCCGACGCCTAATCAGCTGGCAACTATCCGCGCCCTCGAACAGGAATTGGCCCTCGCGAAAAACAGGCGAGCGACGGCCTACGACGCCGTCGCCGCCGCCGACCTTGCTATAGAAGCCGCGCGCGCCAATGCCGAGAGCGCCAACATCGCGGCCAGCGCCGACGTGGGCGTAAAGACCAGGATCAAGGACAGAGTTGGGGCGGACCGGGAGGCATCCGGTGAGGATAAAGCCAACGCTGCCGCCGCGCTGGCCGCGGCCCAGGCCGCCGAGACCGCCACTCGTTCGGCAGGCCAGGCGGCCATTCAGGCCGCCGTTGACGCCCAAAAGGCCGCCGCCCGTGAAGCCAGGCTGGCCGCCGACGCAGTCACCCGGCTCGAGACTGATCTCGAAGTGGCCCAGAGCAAGGTGGGGGTGCAGGCGCCGGTTGACGAGATCATTTTTGTTCCCGTTTTGCCTGTCCGCGTCGGGCAGATCAATGTTGTGGTGGGCGACCCGGCGGGCGGGCCGGTGATGGCGGTGACAGATAATCGTTTGGCAATTGATTCATCCCTGGCTCTCGACGAAGCGCCGCTCGTCAAGCCGGGTATGCCAGTCACTATTGACGAACCGTCTCTTGGCATCAAAGCCTCCGGGGTCGTGGCCCGGGTGGCCGACACACCTGGAACCTTCGGGGTTGACGGATTCCACATCTACTTTGAAGTTCAGGTGAACGAAACCACTACGGCCCTGGAAGGTTTCTCATTGCGCCTCACGATCCCGGTCAAATCAACCGGGACGGCGGTCACCGTCGTTCCGATCAGCGCCCTGTTTCTCGCCGCCGACGGGACTTCAAGGGTGCAGGTAGAGGACAACGGGGCGCTGGGGTTCATTGTGGTCGAGCCGGGACTGTCGGCCAACGGCTATGTTGAAGTGAAGCCGGTTGACGGGACGCTAACGCCGGGCCAGCTCGTGGTCGTGGGGTTTGAGACAACACCATGACGACGGATCCCGGCGCCGGCCAATATGTCCTCGACCTCAACAAGATTGGCCGGCAGTATGGAAGCGAACCGGCTGTCCACGCGCTTGTGGAGGTGGACCTTCAGGTAAGGCCCGGCGAGTGGCTGGCGATTACCGGCCCCTCCGGCGCTGGGAAGTCAACCCTGCTCCACATCATCGGCTGCCTGGATCATCCAACCAGCGGCAACTATTTTCTGGATGGTATCAACACCACCCGGTTAAGCGATGCAGAACGCGCCGGACTGCGGGGTCGGCGCATCGGGTTCGTGTTTCAATCTTTCCATTTGCTGCCCTACCGAACTGTGTTGGAAAACGTCATGCTGGCGGAAGTGTACCGCCAGCAATCCCACCGTGGCCGACAAGAGCGGGCGCTGGCGGCCATAGCCCGAGTCGGGCTTAGTCATCGCGCCGATTTCCTGCCGACGAAGCTGTCTGGCGGCGAGAGACAACGGGTTGCTATCGCTCGCGCCCTGATGGGTTCTCCCAGCCTGCTATTGTGTGACGAACCGACGGGAAATCTTGATTCAAAGTCAACGGCCAGCCTGCTCGACCTCTTTGCCGATCTCAACCAGCAGGGTCTTACACTGGTCGTTGTGACCCACGACGAGAACGTCGCCCAACGGGCCGGCCGCCGCGTGCACATCATTGATGGCCTACTGACAGACATCACCAGCGGAGAAAATGAGCGGCAACCGTCACCCGCCCCGGAACCATACGTCAACACGAACGCCATGAAGCCGTCCGGCATCACGCTCATGGACCTCTTCAATGAGGCACTGGCAGGGATGTTCGCCAGGCCGGGCCGGATGGCGCTGACGGTGTTGGGCATCGTCATCGGGCTGACGGCCCTCGTGGCGACGCTGGGCCTGTCTCGCACCGCCAACAACCGCATCATCAGCGCCTTCGACGAGTTAGCCGCCACCGGTATTGTCGTTGCCGCCAAGCCCGGCCCGACGGGCGTTGACCCCAAAGCCATTCCCTGGGACGCCCCCACCCGTCTTGGCCGGTTGAACGGCGTCGCCGCCGTCGGAACGCTAAGTGAGGTCAATGTCGGAAGTGCGCTGGTGAGCACATCGCTGGTGAGAGACCCGCAGAGCCAGACCGCTTTCCGGCTTTCGGTCAAGGCGGCTTCGCCCGGCCTGTTTGCGGCAGTCAGAGCGGAGCTTGAGACCGGACGTTTGCCCGACTTGGGACATTCGGAGAGGAAGGATCGGGTTGCCGTGCTTGGCCCGACGGCCGCGCTCCGGCTCGGTATTGTTAACCTCAAGCAGTTGCCGGCAATTGCCATCGGCGATAACCTCTACCTGGTTATCGGCATCTTGCGCGGCGTCGCCCGCCAGCCCGAACTGCTGGGCGCAGTCATCATTCCCGAAGGCACGGCCCGACAGGATTTTGGCTTGGCGGGTCCTGGCACCGTGATCATCGAGACTCGCATTGGCGCGGCCTCTCTCATCGCCCGGCAATCCCCATTGGCGTTGCGGCCCGATAACCCCAAGATTCTCAGAGTTGAGTTTCCCCCGGAGCCTCAGCGTGTGCGCGACACGGTGCAGACTGACCTGAATACGATGTTCGTCTTGCTGGGCGGTTTGTCTCTGATTGTCGGCGCTATCGGCATCGCCAACATTACGCTCGTGTCGGTGATTGAGCGGATCAGTGAAATCGGCCTGCGCCGGGCCATCGGCGCCACACGCGGGCACATCGCCGCGCAGTTCTTGCTCGAGAGCGCTTCGATGGGGCTGATTGGAGGCGTGCTCGGCGCCAGCCTGGGCGTTCTCATTGTGGTGGCCGTCTCGGCCTACCAGGTCTGGACTCCGGTGCTGGACCCGGCGGCGCCCCTCCTGGCCCCACTTGTCGGTGGCGGAATCGGCTTGTTGTCGGGAACTTACCCGGCGGTGCGCGCAGCACAGTTGGAACCGATTGAGGCGTTTCGGAACTGACAGGACGCTACAGAGAAGCCGAACTCAGCTTTGTGGTTTGGGTCGCTCTCAAGTAATAGGCCTTCACCGCCACGTGCAGGTTCAGTCGCTGAGACACATTGCGCAGATCGACTCCCAAAATTGACTCGATCCGTCCCAACCTGTAGAGCATCGTGTTCCGGTGAACGCTGAGGGCCGAGGCCGCTTCGGCCAGCGCCCCGTTGTAATCGAGATAGGCCGCCAGCGTCCGCGCCAGATCGCTGTTATTCTTGCGGTCGTGCTCGGCCAGCGCCTCAATTTTGGCAAGATAGGGGTTGGCCGCCAGCACGTCGGCAGGCAAACGATAAAGCCAGTCGAGCAGACCCAGTTCCCAAAAACAAGTGACGGGCATCCCGCTGAACTGCCCGCCGATCATGGCGGCCTCCAACGCTTCATCGTAAACCCGCCGCAGTGACTTGTCGTTGGTCGTTTGCCCCACGCCCGTCCTCAACGTTTGAGACCGGTTGCCAATCTCGGCCACCATTCTTTGCGCCAGCGCCTGCCCGGTTGCGTTCGATTTCGATTCGATAATTAGGGCAATGCCTTGCTCGCGCACCACAACCAGCCCCCACTGACCCTCAAAAAGTCGCCGCGCGCCGCCTGCTGGGCCTCGCGCACCGCCTGCTCCTTCACCATCACCAGCGCCGCCACCGTCGCCGCGTGTTCGATTGCCAACTCGTCCAGATCGGTCAGCGGATGATCGCCGGCTACCACCCAAATGTAGCCGTAAATTTCGCGGCGAGCCACAATAGGCGCAATCACCCGTTCCATCGTCATGCCAATGTCGGGCATGGTTCCCACGCGAACCGGTTTCATCTTTTCTTGTAGTTGGGCGTAGATGCCGCGTTTCATTAACCGCTGGCTGACCTCGCGCGGCGTATAGCCAAGCTCAATGGCCCGCAAACGGTTTTCGTCCACTGGCCCGTGAAGGGTCGAGGCCAGCACTTCAAAGGCCGGGCTTTCGATCAGCACCGAGCGGTTGAGAATGGCGGCCAGGGTTTCAGTCAACGAGGAGAGGTCGCCGCCCTCCAGCACCAACTGAGTCAGCCGGCGGTGGATGTCGTCGGCGCGTTCCTTCAGCGCAAACTGTTCGTTGAGGATCTCCAGGTACAGCCGCTCAATGAGGTTGATGAATTGCACATCGGGCGGCACGGCAATGATGGGGAAACCGTATTCGTCCGCCGCCCGGCGCATCACTTCCGGCACGGCCTCAAAATACCAGCCGGTAGAAAACACCATGCCGGCCAACCCCTGCTCGGCCAGCGCCGGGATGAAAATTTTTTGCTCGGCCGGGTTGTCCTTAATCCCATAACCGGCAGTGAACATCAACAGACCCCGGCCCCAGTCGGCGTAGTCGGTGCCGGGGATGTCCACCACGTGAGCGCGGCGGATAATGTGATCAAGGCCGCCTTCGCCGGCGACAACCTGAGCTTTCTCGAATCCGGGGAGTTGAAGCGCCTGGCGCAGAGTGAGCATGAAGAGATTATAGACGAAAGACGGAGGCTGTCGTCTTTCGCCCGACGCGCAACTTTTAGATCAATTCTCCTGTATAGTTTACAGGCATGCCTGACGTTAGCGACCGCGACCTTGTGCTCCGCGCCCGGCGCGGCGACGCTGAAGCCTTTGGCGAACTCGTCCGCCGCACTCAAACGTCGGTGTTCAACGTGTGTTACCGATTGATGGGCGAGCGGCGCGAAGCCGAAGACCTGGCCCAGGAGGCCTTTATTCGAGCCTATGAACGACTCGGCACGTTTGACCCGGATCGGCCTTTTGGCCCCTGGATGCGACGGGTGGCCGCCAACCATTGCCTCAACCGTCTCTCGGCCCAGGCCCCGGCAGACGCGCCGCTGGACGAAGAACGCGACGAGGACGAGCGGGGCAAGCCGGAGGCGATCCGCGAAGCAAGGGAGCAAGCCGAGCTGGTGCGCGCCGCTATTCTGGCCCTGCCGCCGAATTACCGGGCCGTGATCGAATTGCGGCACTTTCAGGACATGAGCTATGATGAGATCGCCGGCCTGCTGAGCATTCCATTGAGCGACGTGAAGAGTCACATCTTCCGCGCCCGCAAACTGCTGGCCGAAAAACTGGAACGCAGATGAACGCTGAACAACCGCTGATAAACGCAGATAAACCTTCATAAAAATCTGCGTTCATCATTTCAA from Chloroflexota bacterium includes the following:
- a CDS encoding helix-turn-helix domain-containing protein, with the translated sequence MREQGIALIIESKSNATGQALAQRMVAEIGNRSQTLRTGVGQTTNDKSLRRVYDEALEAAMIGGQFSGMPVTCFWELGLLDWLYRLPADVLAANPYLAKIEALAEHDRKNNSDLARTLAAYLDYNGALAEAASALSVHRNTMLYRLGRIESILGVDLRNVSQRLNLHVAVKAYYLRATQTTKLSSASL
- a CDS encoding ATP-binding cassette domain-containing protein codes for the protein MTTDPGAGQYVLDLNKIGRQYGSEPAVHALVEVDLQVRPGEWLAITGPSGAGKSTLLHIIGCLDHPTSGNYFLDGINTTRLSDAERAGLRGRRIGFVFQSFHLLPYRTVLENVMLAEVYRQQSHRGRQERALAAIARVGLSHRADFLPTKLSGGERQRVAIARALMGSPSLLLCDEPTGNLDSKSTASLLDLFADLNQQGLTLVVVTHDENVAQRAGRRVHIIDGLLTDITSGENERQPSPAPEPYVNTNAMKPSGITLMDLFNEALAGMFARPGRMALTVLGIVIGLTALVATLGLSRTANNRIISAFDELAATGIVVAAKPGPTGVDPKAIPWDAPTRLGRLNGVAAVGTLSEVNVGSALVSTSLVRDPQSQTAFRLSVKAASPGLFAAVRAELETGRLPDLGHSERKDRVAVLGPTAALRLGIVNLKQLPAIAIGDNLYLVIGILRGVARQPELLGAVIIPEGTARQDFGLAGPGTVIIETRIGAASLIARQSPLALRPDNPKILRVEFPPEPQRVRDTVQTDLNTMFVLLGGLSLIVGAIGIANITLVSVIERISEIGLRRAIGATRGHIAAQFLLESASMGLIGGVLGASLGVLIVVAVSAYQVWTPVLDPAAPLLAPLVGGGIGLLSGTYPAVRAAQLEPIEAFRN
- a CDS encoding efflux RND transporter permease subunit; its protein translation is MRWIVKTSLQYRYLVVFAALAMMVFGIARLSNSSVDVFPEFAPPKVEIQTLSQGLSAAAVEELVTVPLEQALNGLPGLDVMRSRSVPDLSDIVLIFKPGTDLILARQLVQERVAAVTPQLPTWAAPPVMIQPLSSTSRAMKIGISSDQHSLMDLSMIAYWKIRARLLDVPGVANVPIWGERIKMPQMQVDLERMRAYDVSLTEVMDVTSSALDVGLLMYSEGSVIGTGGFIDTPNQRIGIQSVLPVLTPDTLAQVPIYDRRKSDGTALRLDDVGDVVWDTWPLFGDAVINEGPGLMLIVEKLPWANTLDVTRGVEAAIDEMQPGLPGIEIDTTIFRPATFIELSIDNLTNSLLQGAVLVVIVLLFFLYEWRVALISATIIPLSLMASLLVLNLTGVTINVMTLAGLAIAIGAVVDDAIVDVENIVRRIRQLRKAGSTQSTSDIILESSLEVRGAIVYASLIEISALMPVFFLQGLSGAFFKPLATAYVVAGLISPFIALTVTPAMVLILLSNAPIDHRPSPIIPWLHRAYDGVLSRVVPKPGLAYGTVAALVLVGVGVWPSLGQELLPSFKERDFLMHWITKPGTSHPEMWRITAQACRELLAIEGVLNCGSHIGQAMSADEPYGIYFTENWISVDPSVDYDKTLAAVQETVDGYPGLIRDVQTYLKERIREVLTGSSDTVVVRIYGPELEGLRATADEVLAALEGIDGVVDLKKEAHVDVAQVNVEVDLAAAQQYGLKPGDVRRAAAFLVQGEEIGDIFANGKTYDVNVWSTPETRNSLTDIRELLIDTPDGGHVRLADVATVTIVPAPNVIEREGQSRKIDVSANVKGRDLGSVAQDVERAIQGLEFPLGYHAELFGEYAERQAAQQNLLLAGLVAVVAIYFLLYTSFENWRLATLTFFTLPWALVGGVLAAYFTTGVLSLGSLVGLLTILGIATRNGIMMISHFQHLETEEGEPFGPGLVQRGARERIAPIMMTALTTGLALVPLAFAGSIPGHEIEHPMAIVILGGLVTSTVLNLLVVPSLYLRFGKARVKVV
- a CDS encoding peptidoglycan-binding protein, whose translation is MNRKRIIILFFVLGLMVLSAAIGWVAASRIISPAEAAARTAPPTPSPILVPVEERVLTSDIVTRGTARFGLPQSISIIPSALKPQIGIITTLPLRNTQLKEGDVMLTASGRPVFILQGDVPAYRDLVPGNSGEDVHQLELALKRLGFDPGVVDKAYDEHTSAAVAAWYDAAGWEPFGPTPNQLATIRALEQELALAKNRRATAYDAVAAADLAIEAARANAESANIAASADVGVKTRIKDRVGADREASGEDKANAAAALAAAQAAETATRSAGQAAIQAAVDAQKAAAREARLAADAVTRLETDLEVAQSKVGVQAPVDEIIFVPVLPVRVGQINVVVGDPAGGPVMAVTDNRLAIDSSLALDEAPLVKPGMPVTIDEPSLGIKASGVVARVADTPGTFGVDGFHIYFEVQVNETTTALEGFSLRLTIPVKSTGTAVTVVPISALFLAADGTSRVQVEDNGALGFIVVEPGLSANGYVEVKPVDGTLTPGQLVVVGFETTP
- a CDS encoding PucR family transcriptional regulator ligand-binding domain-containing protein — protein: MLTLRQALQLPGFEKAQVVAGEGGLDHIIRRAHVVDIPGTDYADWGRGLLMFTAGYGIKDNPAEQKIFIPALAEQGLAGMVFSTGWYFEAVPEVMRRAADEYGFPIIAVPPDVQFINLIERLYLEILNEQFALKERADDIHRRLTQLVLEGGDLSSLTETLAAILNRSVLIESPAFEVLASTLHGPVDENRLRAIELGYTPREVSQRLMKRGIYAQLQEKMKPVRVGTMPDIGMTMERVIAPIVARREIYGYIWVVAGDHPLTDLDELAIEHAATVAALVMVKEQAVREAQQAARGDFLRVSGGWLWCASKALP
- a CDS encoding sigma-70 family RNA polymerase sigma factor; this encodes MPDVSDRDLVLRARRGDAEAFGELVRRTQTSVFNVCYRLMGERREAEDLAQEAFIRAYERLGTFDPDRPFGPWMRRVAANHCLNRLSAQAPADAPLDEERDEDERGKPEAIREAREQAELVRAAILALPPNYRAVIELRHFQDMSYDEIAGLLSIPLSDVKSHIFRARKLLAEKLERR